Part of the Azospirillum formosense genome is shown below.
GGAGAAGGACTTCATCATCTACAGCGATGAATCGCTGCTGTCCGGCCACCGCAAGGCCTTCAACGAATTCACCTTCTTCCTGGCCGATTCGGGCTTGGACACGGCGACCCAGACCAGGCTGGAGAAGCAGGCCCGCACCTACCGCACCGACCTCGGCCGCTTCGTGGACGCCACCAAGGCCTTCCGGGCCGAGGTGCAGACCTTCAACGACGCGTTCCAGGCGATGGTGCCGCGTTTCGAAGCCCTTCTGGAGTCGGCCAACGCCGGCATGGCCGGCGCGGTGGAAACCCAGAACCGGGTGCGCGGCGAGGTGATCGCCAACGTGCTCCAGGTCGGCTCCGTCCTGCTGGCCGGTTTCGCGGTGATCAGCCTGCTCGTCGCCCGCAGCATCACACGACCGTTGCGCCTGATCGAGGGCGTGATGGAGCGGCTGGCCGGCGGCGACCGGACGGCCACCGTCCCGGAAACCGGGCGGCGCGACGAGATCGGCGCGATGGCCCGCGCCGTCAGCGTGTTCAAGGAGAATCTTCAGCGCACGCATGAGCTGGAGCAGGAGTCGCGCCGGGCCGAGCGGCGGGCCGAGGAGGAGCGGGAGAACGCGCTGCGCGCCATCGCCCATGACTTCGATTCGGCGTTCGGGCGCGTGCTCCACACCGTCAGCCACGCCGCCGACCAGATCCGCAACGGCGCCCATATCCTGCGCGATACCGCGGAGAAGATGAAGGAGCAGGCGCTCGACACGTCGGAGAAGGCGGAGCAGACCTCCGAGGTGGTCGGCATCGTCAACAGCGTGTCGCGCACCCTCTCCGCCTCCATCGGGGAGATCGGCGGGCGGGTGACCACCTCCAGCACCGCGATCCGCCGCGCCGTGGAACACGCCCGGCAGAGCGACGCGGCGGTGGCCGCTCTGGCCGACAGCTCGCAGCGGATCGGGGAGATCGTCCGGTTGATCAACGACATCGCCGGGCAGACCAACCTGCTGGCCCTGAACGCCACCATCGAGGCCGCCCGTGCCGGAGAGGCCGGCAAGGGCTTCGCCGTCGTCGCGTCGGAGGTGAAGGTGCTGGCCAACCAGACCGCCAAGGCGACCGAGGACATCGCCGGTCAGGTCGGCGCCATCCAGGAGGCCACCGGCTCCGTCGTCGAGGCGATCCGGGCCATCCGGACCACCGTGGAGGAGGTCGCCCACCTGTCGGAGGACGTGTCCGCCGCGGTGCGCGACCAGCTCGAACAGACCGAGGAGATCGTCGGCGCGGTGGGCCGGGCCAACGACAACACCCACGAGGTGACCGAGAGCGTCAGCACCATGGCGATCACCGCCGCGGAGACCGGCAAGTCGGCCATCGAGATGATCTACTCCGCCGCCCAGCTCGCCGACGAACTCCGGCAGCTCGAAGCCGACGCCGACCGCTTCGTGTCCTCGATCAAGATCTGAGGCGACGGCCGGTCCGACGGTCTTCGGACAAGCCAGCGGTCTTCGGACAAAAAGAGAGGGCAGGCGCCGAAGCCCCTGCCCTCTCTTGTTTTCCAGCCCGGATCCCGGCCTTACGCGGCCAGCATCTCCAGCGCCTTCTGCAGCTTGTCGCGGGCCTGCTCCGCGGTGTCGCGGCGGTCGCGCTGCTCCTCGATCACCTCTTCCGGCGCCTTGGCGACGAACTGCTCGTTCGACAGTTTGGCGTCGATCTTCTTGATCTCGCCGGACAGCTTCTCGATCTCCTTGGTCAGGCGCGCCCGCTCCTTGTCGAGGTCGACGATGCCTTCCAGCGGCAGGATCAGCGTGGCCTCGTCCAGCACGGCCTGAACGGCGCTCTTCGGCACCGGGCCGGACAGCGGCTCGGCGCTGGCCAGACGGCCCATGCGCAGGATCAGGTCGCGGTGCGTGTCCAGCCGCTTCAGGCTCTCCGGACCGGCGTCCTTCAGCTTCAGCTCGATCTGCGCCGCGGGCGGCACGTTCATCTCCGACCGCATGGACCGGACCGAGGAGATGGCGCGCACCACCCAATCCATCTCGTCACGGGCGGCGGGGTCGATCAGCTCCGCGCCATGCTCCGGCCAGCGGGCGGAGATCAGGCGGTTCGCCCGGTCGGCGGACAGCTGTTCCCACAGCTCCTCGGTGATGAAGGGCATCAGCGGGTGGAGCATGTGCAGGATCTCGTCCAGCACCCAGGCAGTGGTCGCCCGCGTCTCGGCGATGGCGGCCTCATCCGAACCGTTCAGGATCGGCTTGGTGAACTCCAGGTACCAGTCGCAGAAGGTGCCCCAGGTGAAGGCGTAGGCGGTGTTGGCGGCCTCGTTGAACTTGTAGGCGTCGATGGACTCGCCGACCTTCTTCGCCGCCTCCGCCAGGGCGCCGACGATCCAGCGGTTGACCGTCTGGGTCAGCCCGACCGGCTTGAAGCCGGGGACCGGCGCCACCCCGTTCATCTGGGTGTAGCGCGCGGCGTTCCACAGCTTCGTCGCGAAGTTGCGGTATCCCTCGACGCGGCTGACCGCCAGCTTGATGTCGCGGCCCTGGGCGGCCATGGCCGTCAGGGTGAAGCGCAGCGCGTCGGTGCCGTACTGGTCGATCAGGTCCAGCGGGTCGATGACGTTGCCCTTGGACTTCGACATCTTCTGGCCCTTCTCGTCGCGGACCAGGGCGTGGATGTAGACCGTCCGGAAGGGCACGTCCTTCATGAAGTGCAGGCCCATCATCATCATCCGGGCGACCCAGAAGAAGATGATGTCGAAGCCCGTCACCAGCACGTCGGTCGGGTAATAGCGCGCCAACTCCGGAGTCTGGTCCGGCCAGCCCAGCGTGGAGAAGGGCCACAGGGCCGACGAGAACCAGGTGTCCAGCACGTCCTGGTCGCGGGTCAGCGCCACATCCTCGCCGTAGTGGGC
Proteins encoded:
- a CDS encoding HAMP domain-containing methyl-accepting chemotaxis protein — encoded protein: MLSNISIGTRIALLVAASVVTLGLLGGTVTVGAQRMFEATAELDQFRDAYEHTAAVERRASRLRFQALRFVADRDETAAESFARNAEEASRLLDNLKERGAERLPPEELDNLSQGIGTLKERFSSVVARAKELGLSDDSGLRGVLRASARAIEDELKQWPNADKLTGRMESMRKMEKDFIIYSDESLLSGHRKAFNEFTFFLADSGLDTATQTRLEKQARTYRTDLGRFVDATKAFRAEVQTFNDAFQAMVPRFEALLESANAGMAGAVETQNRVRGEVIANVLQVGSVLLAGFAVISLLVARSITRPLRLIEGVMERLAGGDRTATVPETGRRDEIGAMARAVSVFKENLQRTHELEQESRRAERRAEEERENALRAIAHDFDSAFGRVLHTVSHAADQIRNGAHILRDTAEKMKEQALDTSEKAEQTSEVVGIVNSVSRTLSASIGEIGGRVTTSSTAIRRAVEHARQSDAAVAALADSSQRIGEIVRLINDIAGQTNLLALNATIEAARAGEAGKGFAVVASEVKVLANQTAKATEDIAGQVGAIQEATGSVVEAIRAIRTTVEEVAHLSEDVSAAVRDQLEQTEEIVGAVGRANDNTHEVTESVSTMAITAAETGKSAIEMIYSAAQLADELRQLEADADRFVSSIKI
- a CDS encoding valine--tRNA ligase: MLEKTYRPAEVEEKHYRLWEESGAFAAKTESNGKPYTIMMPPPNVTGSLHMGHALTFTLQDVLTRYNRMRGRDALWQPGTDHAGIATQMVVERNLAKEGKTRHDFGREAFIDKVWEWKAESGGTITRQLRRLGASPDWPRERFTMDEGLSRAVRKVFVELHKQGLIYKDKRLVNWDPKLHTAISDLEVEQKEIKGNLWHFRYPIEGEADRFIVVATTRPETMLGDTGVAVHPDDERYKDLIGKNVVLPLVGRRIPIVGDEYADPETGSGAVKITPAHDFNDFEVGRRNNLAAINIMDRDARITGDEVPEAYRGLDRYEARKKVVAELEALGLLEKIEPHTHMVPHGDRSGVAIEPWLTDQWYVDAATLAKPAIEAVETGKTVFVPKQWENTYFEWMRNIQPWCISRQIWWGHQIPAWYGPDGHFFVEETEEAAIAAAKAHYGEDVALTRDQDVLDTWFSSALWPFSTLGWPDQTPELARYYPTDVLVTGFDIIFFWVARMMMMGLHFMKDVPFRTVYIHALVRDEKGQKMSKSKGNVIDPLDLIDQYGTDALRFTLTAMAAQGRDIKLAVSRVEGYRNFATKLWNAARYTQMNGVAPVPGFKPVGLTQTVNRWIVGALAEAAKKVGESIDAYKFNEAANTAYAFTWGTFCDWYLEFTKPILNGSDEAAIAETRATTAWVLDEILHMLHPLMPFITEELWEQLSADRANRLISARWPEHGAELIDPAARDEMDWVVRAISSVRSMRSEMNVPPAAQIELKLKDAGPESLKRLDTHRDLILRMGRLASAEPLSGPVPKSAVQAVLDEATLILPLEGIVDLDKERARLTKEIEKLSGEIKKIDAKLSNEQFVAKAPEEVIEEQRDRRDTAEQARDKLQKALEMLAA